In the Triticum urartu cultivar G1812 unplaced genomic scaffold, Tu2.1 TuUngrouped_contig_332, whole genome shotgun sequence genome, one interval contains:
- the LOC125527229 gene encoding xyloglucan galactosyltransferase KATAMARI1 homolog — MMKRHSSAALPPSTGGEMHEQTTGKADKSYKRPSRCSRLCSFLIIATAFSMLACHCYDYAHGGVARVEHGRASSRRSGGSPFSDPAVPPRRDTGDRKVSADNEARALAVADERRRRELCTGQYIYVQELPSRFNTDMVWDCEDLSPSKDKCKYTANGGFGPRLSGGEGGVLQKTGWYDSDELALDVIFHDRIKRYDCLTNDSSLASAVFVPFYAGLDVARHLWGHNVSTRDAMALEMVDLVTARPEWRAMGGRDHFFVAGRTTWDFRRQVDVDAEWGNKLFRLPAVRNMTAIVVEASPWDRNDAAIPYPTAFHPATDEATFFWQDRVRGLERQWLFSFAGARAEDSKSIASNLFEQCRASAACSLMECTKGPSNQCDSPASVMKLFQSSTFCLQPRGDRYTRRLAFDAVLAGCIPVFFHPGTAYVQYTWHLPKNHTDYSVYISEEDVRRNVSVEERLRQIPPDAVERMRGAIVGLIPAVTYSDTSTKLESTVNDAFDLALWGVIRKVAKMKKRIAEGRTEDEKPEMYSWKYPLLGEGQKAEDPHEWDPLFAFH; from the coding sequence ATGATGAAGCGACACAGCTCTGCCGCCCTGCCGCCGTCGACGGGCGGCGAGATGCACGAGCAGACCACGGGCAAGGCGGACAAGTCATACAAGCGGCCTAGCCGCTGCTCCCGCCTCTGTTCCTTCCTCATCATCGCCACCGCCTTCTCGATGCTGGCATGCCACTGCTACGACTACGCCCACGGCGGCGTCGCGCGCGTCGAGCACGGCCGTGCGTCCTCGCGACGCAGCGGCGGGTCGCCGTTCTCCGACCCTGCCGTCCCGCCTCGGCGTGACACCGGCGACCGGAAGGTTTCGGCCGACAACGAAGCGCGCGCGCTCGCCGTGGCGGACGAGAGGCGGAGGCGAGAGCTGTGCACCGGCCAGTACATCTACGTCCAGGAGCTGCCTTCCCGCTTCAACACGGACATGGTCTGGGACTGCGAGGACCTCTCCCCGTCCAAGGACAAGTGCAAGTACACGGCCAACGGTGGCTTCGGCCCGCGGCTCAGCGGCGGCGAGGGTGGCGTGCTCCAGAAGACCGGGTGGTACGACTCCGACGAGCTCGCCCTGGACGTCATCTTCCACGACCGGATCAAGCGGTACGACTGCCTTACCAACGACTCCTCCCTCGCGTCCGCCGTCTTCGTCCCGTTCTACGCCGGCCTCGACGTGGCGCGGCACCTCTGGGGGCACAACGTCTCCACGCGGGACGCGATGGCGCTGGAGATGGTGGATCTGGTCACGGCGCGCCCCGAGTGGCGCGCCATGGGCGGTCGAGACCATTTCTTCGTTGCCGGCCGCACCACGTGGGACTTCCGGCGGCAGGTCGACGTCGACGCTGAGTGGGGAAACAAGCTTTTCCGCCTGCCAGCCGTCCGGAACATGACCGCCATCGTCGTGGAGGCCAGCCCGTGGGACCGGAACGACGCCGCCATTCCGTACCCCACTGCATTCCACCCGGCGACCGACGAGGCCACCTTCTTCTGGCAGGACCGGGTGCGCGGGCTGGAGCGCCAGTGGCTCTTCTCCTTCGCCGGCGCCCGCGCCGAGGACAGCAAGTCCATCGCAAGCAACCTCTTCGAGCAGTGCAGGGCGTCCGCCGCCTGCTCGCTGATGGAGTGCACGAAGGGGCCGAGCAACCAATGCGACTCCCCGGCCAGCGTCATGAAACTCTTCCAGAGCTCGACGTTCTGCCTCCAGCCGCGGGGCGACAGGTACACGCGCAGGCTGGCCTTCGATGCCGTGCTCGCCGGTTGCATCCCGGTCTTCTTCCACCCCGGCACGGCGTACGTGCAGTACACCTGGCACCTGCCCAAGAACCACACCGATTACTCGGTGTACATCTCGGAGGAGGACGTGCGGAGGAACGTGAGCGTGGAGGAGAGGCTGCGGCAGATACCGCCGGACGCAGTCGAGAGGATGAGGGGCGCGATCGTGGGCCTCATCCCGGCGGTGACCTACAGCGACACGTCAACGAAGCTTGAGTCGACCGTGAATGACGCGTTCGACCTGGCGCTGTGGGGCGTCATTCGGAAGGTGGCGAAGATGAAGAAACGCATCGCCGAGGGCCGTACGGAGGATGAGAAGCCAGAGATGTATAGTTGGAAGTACCCATTGTTGGGAGAAGGGCAGAAGGCTGAGGATCCCCATGAATGGGATCCCTTGTTTGCCTTCCACTAG